A region from the uncultured Bacteroides sp. genome encodes:
- the tuf gene encoding elongation factor Tu encodes MAKEKFERTKPHVNIGTIGHVDHGKTTLTAAITTVLAKKGLSEVRSFDQIDNAPEEKERGITINTSHVEYQTANRHYAHVDCPGHADYVKNMVTGAAQMDGAIIVVAATDGPMPQTREHILLARQVNVPKLVVFMNKCDMVDDEEMLELVEMEMRELLSFYNFDGDNTPIIRGSALGALNGVEKWEDKVMELMDAVDTWIPLPPRDIDKPFLMPVEDVFSITGRGTVATGRIEAGIIKVGDEIQILGLGEDKKSVVTGVEMFRKLLDRGEAGDNVGLLLRGVDKNDIRRGMVLCHPGQIKPHTTFKAEVYILKKEEGGRHTPFHNKYRPQFYLRTMDCTGEITLPEGTEMVMPGDNVTITVELIYPVALNIGLRFAIREGGRTVGAGQITEIL; translated from the coding sequence ATGGCTAAAGAGAAATTTGAACGAACCAAACCGCATGTTAACATTGGTACTATTGGTCATGTCGATCATGGTAAAACAACATTAACTGCTGCTATCACTACAGTGTTAGCTAAAAAAGGCCTTTCAGAAGTTAGATCTTTTGATCAGATTGATAATGCTCCTGAAGAAAAGGAAAGAGGTATTACTATTAACACCTCTCATGTTGAATATCAAACAGCTAATCGTCACTACGCTCACGTAGACTGTCCGGGCCATGCTGACTATGTTAAAAACATGGTTACTGGTGCTGCTCAGATGGATGGTGCAATTATTGTTGTTGCTGCCACTGATGGTCCTATGCCTCAGACTCGTGAACATATTCTATTGGCTCGTCAGGTAAACGTTCCTAAATTGGTCGTTTTCATGAATAAATGTGATATGGTTGATGACGAGGAGATGTTGGAACTTGTTGAAATGGAAATGAGAGAATTACTTTCGTTCTATAATTTTGATGGTGATAATACTCCTATTATTCGCGGATCTGCGCTTGGTGCGTTGAATGGTGTAGAAAAATGGGAAGATAAAGTAATGGAATTGATGGATGCCGTTGATACTTGGATCCCATTGCCTCCGCGTGATATTGATAAACCTTTCTTGATGCCTGTTGAGGACGTATTCTCGATTACTGGTCGAGGTACTGTTGCTACTGGTCGTATTGAAGCTGGAATAATTAAAGTTGGCGATGAAATTCAAATTCTGGGTTTAGGAGAGGATAAAAAGTCGGTCGTTACAGGTGTAGAAATGTTTCGTAAATTACTTGATAGAGGTGAAGCTGGCGATAATGTAGGATTGTTGCTTCGCGGCGTTGATAAGAATGATATTAGACGTGGTATGGTGCTTTGTCATCCTGGGCAGATTAAGCCTCATACAACATTCAAAGCTGAGGTATATATTTTGAAGAAAGAAGAAGGTGGACGCCACACTCCATTTCATAATAAATATCGTCCTCAATTTTATCTTCGTACGATGGATTGTACAGGTGAAATTACTCTTCCTGAAGGAACAGAGATGGTAATGCCAGGCGATAATGTTACGATTACGGTAGAGTTGATTTATCCGGTAGCATTGAACATCGGCCTTCGTTTCGCTATTCGTGAAGGTGGGCGTACTGTTGGCGCTGGTCAAATTACTGAAATTCTGTAA
- the secE gene encoding preprotein translocase subunit SecE, translated as MKKIVAYIKESYNELVHKVSWPTYSELTNSAIVVLYASLLIALVVFAMDFCFQTLMEKVIYPH; from the coding sequence ATGAAGAAAATAGTAGCTTATATCAAAGAATCTTATAACGAACTTGTGCATAAAGTATCGTGGCCGACGTATTCTGAACTGACCAATAGTGCAATAGTTGTTTTGTATGCTTCCCTGCTTATTGCATTGGTGGTGTTTGCGATGGACTTCTGTTTCCAAACATTAATGGAAAAAGTGATTTATCCACATTAA
- the nusG gene encoding transcription termination/antitermination protein NusG — translation MSEIEKKWYVLRAISGKEAKVKEYLEADIKNSDLGEYVSQILIPTEKVYQVRNGKKVVKERNYLPGYVLVEAALVGEVSHHLRNTPNVIGFLGGSDKPVPLRQSEVNRILGTVDELQDSGEELNIPYVVGETVKVTFGPFSGFSGLIEEVNSEKKKLKVMVKIFGRKTPLELGFMQVEKE, via the coding sequence ATGTCCGAGATTGAAAAGAAATGGTATGTTTTACGTGCTATAAGTGGGAAAGAAGCTAAAGTTAAAGAGTATCTTGAAGCTGATATTAAAAACAGCGACCTTGGTGAATATGTGTCTCAGATCTTGATCCCGACTGAAAAGGTGTATCAGGTTCGCAATGGTAAAAAAGTTGTGAAAGAGAGAAACTACCTTCCAGGTTATGTTTTGGTTGAGGCTGCTTTGGTTGGTGAGGTTTCTCATCATCTTAGAAATACTCCTAATGTGATAGGTTTCTTGGGTGGTTCTGATAAACCGGTACCGCTTAGACAGTCGGAGGTAAATCGTATACTTGGAACAGTTGACGAACTTCAGGATTCTGGTGAAGAATTAAATATTCCATATGTAGTTGGTGAAACTGTAAAAGTAACTTTTGGCCCTTTTAGTGGGTTTAGTGGTCTCATTGAAGAAGTTAATAGTGAAAAAAAGAAACTTAAGGTTATGGTAAAAATATTTGGGCGGAAAACACCGCTCGAATTAGGCTTTATGCAGGTTGAGAAAGAATAA
- the rplK gene encoding 50S ribosomal protein L11, with translation MAKEVAGLIKLQIKGGAANPSPPVGPALGSKGINIMEFCKQFNARTQDKAGKILPVVITYYTDKSFDFVIKTPPVAIQLLEIAKVKSGSAEPNRKKVAELTWEQVGAIAQDKMVDLNCFTVDAAMKMVAGTARSMGIVVKGEFPVNN, from the coding sequence ATGGCTAAAGAAGTTGCTGGACTAATCAAATTACAGATTAAAGGAGGCGCGGCAAATCCATCACCTCCCGTAGGGCCTGCTTTGGGTTCCAAGGGAATTAATATTATGGAATTTTGCAAGCAATTCAATGCCAGAACCCAAGACAAGGCAGGTAAAATATTGCCTGTTGTTATTACTTACTATACGGATAAGTCTTTTGACTTTGTAATCAAAACTCCTCCTGTTGCTATTCAATTGCTTGAGATAGCTAAGGTAAAGAGTGGTTCAGCTGAGCCTAACCGTAAGAAAGTGGCCGAATTGACTTGGGAACAGGTTGGCGCGATTGCTCAAGATAAAATGGTAGACTTGAACTGTTTTACTGTAGATGCTGCCATGAAAATGGTTGCGGGTACAGCAAGAAGTATGGGCATCGTTGTAAAAGGGGAATTCCCAGTTAATAATTAA
- the rplA gene encoding 50S ribosomal protein L1, with the protein MGKLTKNKKLAAGKIEAGKAYSLKEASSLVKEISFTKFDASLDIDVRLGVDPRKANQMVRGVVSLPHGTGKNIRVLVLCTPDAEAAAKEAGADYVGLDEYIEKIKGGWTDIDVIITMPSIMGKIGALGRVLGPRGLMPNPKSGTVTMDVAKAVMEVKQGKIDFKVDKSGIVHTSIGKVSFDAEKIRDNAREFISTLNKLRPTAAKGTYVKSIFLSSTMSAGIRIDPKSVEEI; encoded by the coding sequence ATGGGTAAACTGACAAAGAATAAAAAGTTAGCTGCAGGGAAAATTGAAGCAGGGAAGGCATACTCATTAAAAGAGGCCTCGTCTTTGGTGAAGGAGATTTCTTTTACTAAGTTTGATGCTTCTTTGGATATCGATGTGCGTCTAGGTGTTGATCCACGTAAAGCCAACCAAATGGTTAGAGGCGTTGTTTCTCTTCCTCATGGTACAGGTAAAAATATACGTGTTTTGGTGCTTTGTACACCAGATGCTGAAGCTGCTGCAAAAGAAGCGGGTGCTGATTATGTTGGTCTTGATGAATATATTGAAAAGATCAAAGGTGGATGGACAGACATTGATGTAATCATTACGATGCCATCTATAATGGGTAAAATTGGTGCTTTGGGGCGTGTGTTAGGCCCTCGTGGACTAATGCCCAATCCTAAAAGTGGTACTGTTACCATGGATGTTGCTAAGGCTGTAATGGAAGTGAAGCAAGGTAAGATTGACTTTAAGGTTGATAAAAGCGGTATTGTTCATACTTCTATCGGTAAAGTTTCATTTGATGCAGAAAAAATTCGTGATAATGCGAGAGAGTTTATTTCAACATTGAATAAACTGAGACCCACTGCAGCTAAGGGAACATATGTTAAAAGTATTTTTCTTTCTAGTACAATGAGTGCGGGGATAAGAATTGACCCGAAATCTGTCGAGGAAATCTAA